One stretch of Cheilinus undulatus linkage group 5, ASM1832078v1, whole genome shotgun sequence DNA includes these proteins:
- the iscu gene encoding iron-sulfur cluster assembly enzyme ISCU, mitochondrial: protein MAMVSLRNSASSLLLFSRRLFGPQLNALCSYHKKVVDHYENPRNVGSLDKNSRNVGTGLVGAPACGDVMKLQIQVDENGKIVDAKFKTFGCGSAIASSSLATEWVKGKSVDEALKIKNTDIAKELCLPPVKLHCSMLAEDAIKAALSDYRIKQQDKKEDRAKATS, encoded by the exons ATGGCGATGGTCTCTTTACGAAACTCAGCGTCCTCGCTGTTGTTGTTTAGCAGAAGGTTATTCGGCCCTCAGCTAAATGCGCTTTGCTCTTATCACAAAAAG gtGGTGGACCACTATGAAAACCCCAGAAATGTGGGCTCTTTagacaaaaacagcaggaatgtgGGGACTGGATTGGTGGGTGCACCAGCCTGTGGAGATGTTATGAAACTACAG ATCCAGGTAGATGAAAATGGGAAGATTGTTGATGCAAAGTTCAAGACATTTGGCTGTGGATCAGCCATCGCCTCCAGTTCTCTAGCTACAGAGTGGGTGAAGGGGAAGTCG GTGGATGAAGCGCTGAAGATCAAGAATACAGACATTGCCAAAGAGCTCTGCCTTCCTCCAGTAAAGCTTCACTGCTCCA TGCTCGCTGAAGATGCCATTAAAGCTGCGCTGTCAGActacagaataaaacaacagGACAAGAAGGAGGACCGTGCAAAAGCTACGAGTTAA
- the sart3 gene encoding squamous cell carcinoma antigen recognized by T-cells 3 — protein sequence MAASSNAEQTQLQDMEEEDAGMEEREMESDEEEEGMGEENSDDEEDDSSEDEKENEAEIQRLEEQLSINAFDYNCHVDLIKLLKQEGELFRLRKARQKMSELFPLTEEIWLDWLKDEIRLTEEEPNREKVYELFEKAVKDYICPDIWLEYAQYSIGGMGSPGGIDRVRSIFERAVTAVGLHMTKGQAVWEAYREFENAILSTVQPPPGKIPSREEQELLKTQLGRIHTLFRRQLAIPLMEMEATYAEYEEWSEEGVADTVTHQYKKALQQMEKCKPFEDSLLVAEPPKLAEYQAYIDFELKEGDPARIQITFERTLAENCLVPDMWAKYTSYLDRQLKIKDLVLSTHERAVRNCPWTMGLWKSYLLALERHGADHQTVSDVFEKALNAGFIQATDYVEIWQAYLDYLRRRVDFSKESSKELEELRGAFSRSLDYMKQDVEERFGESGDPSCLIMQIWARIEALHCKNIQKARELWDSIMTKGNAKFANMWLEYYNLERSYGDPVHCRKALHRAVQCTSDYPEHVCEVLLTFERVEGTLEDWDVAVQKTETRLNRINEQRAKVAEKEATLARQEEERADQRRKAKAEKKAQKKVQKGSRAGEKRKAEQDDYDDEWNEDSEQAPKRLRGNGDQTAEESMETETGLFGRNPPPGYKPAPPGFKKPQPGPSAAAPRPNDDKPELRNDDSSVFISNLAYTLEEPEAKLRTLFETCGPIKQIRPVVSNKGTFKGYCYLQFESAVSVAEALKLDRREVEGRPMFVSPCVDKSKNPDFKVFKYNTSMEKEKIFISGLPFSCTKEQLEGICRDHGVVKEVRLVTYRSGKPKGLAYVEFANEAQASQAVLKMDGMEVEGNKISVAISNPPRRNMVDKPGSSRPAADLMPRQVYGSRGRGRTQLSLLPRSLHRQSAPVNKVENGTTAEAAANAAGETKPLSNSDFARMLLSK from the exons ATGGCAGCGTCAAGCAACGCAGAGCAAACGCAGTTACAAGATatggaagaggaagatgcagggatggaggagagggagatggaatcagacgaggaggaggaaggcATGGGAGAGGAAAATTCAGACGACGAAGAGGACGATTCTTCTGAGGATGAGAAGGAAAATGAAGCCGAAATTCAGCGGTTAGAGGAGCAG CTGTCCATAAACGCCTTTGACTACAACTGCCATGTGgatctgatcaaactgctgaaGCAGGAAGGAGAACTTTTCCGTCTGCGTAAGGCAAGGCAGAAGATGAGCGAGCTTTTCCCTCTCACAGAAG AGATCTGGCTGGATTGGCTGAAGGATGAGATCCGTCTGACTGAAGAGGAGCCGAACAGAGAGAAAGTCTACGAACTGTTTGAGAAAGCTGTGAAAGACTACATCT GTCCAGATATTTGGCTTGAGTACGCTCAGTATTCAATCGGAGGCATGGGCTCCCCGGGAGGAATAGACAGGGTGAGATCCATCTTTGAGAGAGCTGTGACGGCCGTGGGGCTTCACATGACGAAGGGACAGGCGGTGTGGGAGGCGTACAGGGAGTTTGAGAACGCCATCCTGTCTACAGTGCAG CCTCCCCCTGGCAAGATTCCCAGCCGCGAGGAACAGGAGTTGCTGAAGACTCAGCTCGGGAGAATCCATACTCTGTTTCGCCGCCAGCTGGCCATCCCCTTAATGG AAATGGAAGCCACCTATGCAGAGTATGAGGAGTGGTCTGAAGAAGGAGTGGCTGACACGGTCACACATCAGTACAAGAAAGCCCTGCagcagatggagaagtgcaaaCCTTTTGAGGACTCACTG CTGGTAGCAGAACCTCCGAAGCTGGCTGAGTATCAGGCTTACATTGACTTTGAACTGAAGGAGGGTGATCCAGCTCGGATCCAGATCACCTTTGAGCGAACTCTGGCAGAGAACTGTCTGGTACCAGACATGTGGGCGAAGTACACCAGTTATCTG GATCGTCAGCTAAAGATTAAGGACCTGGTTCTGTCCACTCATGAACGTGCTGTCAGGAACTGTCCCTGGACCATGGGACTGTGGAAGAGCTACCTGCTGGCTCTGGAGAGACACGGAGCGGACCACCAGACTGTGTCAG ATGTGTTTGAAAAGGCGCTAAATGCAGGTTTCATCCAAGCGACGGATTATGTGGAAATTTGGCAGGCTTACCTGGACTACCTGAGGAGACGTGTGGATTTCAGCAAAG AATCCAGTAAAGAGTTAGAGGAGCTACGAGGAGCTTTCTCTCGCTCTTTGGACTACATGAAGCAGGATGTTGAAGAAC GATTTGGCGAAAGTGGAGATCCTTCTTGTCTCATAATGCAGATCTGGGCCAGGATAGAG GCTCTTCACTGTAAGAACATCCAGAAGGCGAGAGAGCTGTGGGACAGCATCATGACAAAGGGGAACGCCAAATTCGCCAACATGTGGCTGGAGTATTATAACCTGGAAAG GTCTTATGGAGACCCCGTTCACTGCCGTAAAGCCCTCCACAGAGCAGTTCAGTGCACCTCAGACTACCCTGAGCATGTGTGTGAAGTCCTGCTCACCTTTGAGAGGGTAGAGG GTACCCTGGAGGATTGGGACGTGGCCGTTCAGAAGACGGAGACTCGACTGAACCGGATCAATGAGCAGAGAGCGAAG GTGGCAGAGAAAGAAGCCACTCTGGCTCGccaagaggaggagagagctgatCAGCGGCGGAAGGCCAAGGCAGAGAAAAAGGCTCAGAAGAAGGTCCAGAAGGGAAGTCGAGCTGGGGAGAAGAGGAAAGCGGAGCaggatgattatgatgatgagtGGAATGAAGACTCAG AACAAGCTCCCAAAAGGCTGAGAGGAAACGGGGATCAAACTGCTGAGGAATCCATGGAGACAGAGACGGGTCTGTTTGGAAGGAACCCTCCTCCTGGTTATAAACCGGCTCCACCTGGGTTTAAAAAACCTCAACCAGGACCTTCAGCAGCTGCCCCAAGGCCGAACGACGACAAACCAGAGCTTCGCAACGATGACAGCAGCGTTTTCATCAGCAACCTGGCGTATACGCTGGAGGAGCCTGAGGCAAAGCTCAGGACGCTGTTTGAGACGTGCGGTCCCATCAAGCAGATTCGCCCCGTCGTCAGCAACAAAGGGACGTTCAAAGGTTACTGCTACTTACAGTTTGAGTCTGCGGTCTCTGTGGCTGAAGCGCTGAAGCTCGACAGACGGGAGGTGGAGGGGAGGCCAATGTTTGTGTCGCCCTGTGTcgacaaaagtaaaaatcctgattttaag GTGTTTAAGTACAACACAtccatggaaaaagaaaaaatcttcaTCTCTGGGCTGCCATTCTCCTGCACTAAAGAGCAGCTGGAGGGAATCTGCCGAGATCACGGAGTGGTTAAAGAAGTTCGTCTGGTCACATATCGCTCAGGAAAACCTAAG GGTCTGGCCTACGTCGAGTTTGCAAATGAAGCTCAGGCGTCTCAGGCGGTTTTGAAGATGGACGGCATGGAAGTAGAAGGCAACAAAATCTCTGTTGCAATAAGCAACCCTCCACGCAGAAACATGGTGGATAAACCCGGTTCCAGCAGGCCTGCAGCAGACTTGATGCCTCGCCAGGTCTATGGATC gagaggaagaggacgCACTCAGCTCTCATTACTCCCCCGCTCTCTGCACCGTCAGAGCGCTCCTGTAAACAAAGTGGAGAACGGGACGACAGCAGAAGCAGCGGCGAACGCGGCCGGAGAGACGAAACCTTTATCAAACTCAGACTTTGCcagaatgcttctcagcaagtGA